TCCTTGGCCAATCCGCGCAACGGTAAAATTTTTGGCATCGGTTTCTACTCCCCTCGCCACTTCCTTTTGTGCCCGGCTTTTCACCACGCCGCTGAAACACCGTCCGCCGAAACGCGAACTCGGAATGGAAGCGGAAAGCGTGAAAGAGCGGATACACGTGCCAGCCATCGGAAAAGACATCGTGCTGTATCGCTATGGCGAAGGCACACGCCGCGTATTATTGGTGCACGGCTGGTCAGGACGGGGTACCCAATTGGTGAAAATTGCTGATGCCTTCCGCAAAAACGGATTTGCCGTGGTGAGTTTCGATGCCCCTGCACACGGGCGTTCACCGGGCCATACGACGCTGATGCCTGAGTTCATCGCCTCGATCTTTGAAGCGGAAAAGCAGGCCGGACCGTTTGACGTGGTCGTCGGCCACTCGCTGGGCGGCATGTCGGTGCTGAACGCATTAAAAGACGGACTTCGCGTGCAAAAAGCCGCAATCGTAGGCAGTGGTGACGTGATCGGCGATATTTTTGATGGTTTCATTAAACGGATGGAACTTGACCCGAAGATCAGCGTGGAGATGAAGCGGTATTTCGAACGGCGGTATCCGGGTAAAACCATGGAGGACTATTCCTCGTATCTCTCGGCAAAGGAAATAAAGGTGCCCGTGCTGGTGGTGCACGACCAGGACGACCACGAAGTGCCGGTGGGCTGTGCGTATCATATCGCCGACCATCTGCCAAACGGAAAACTCATGATTACAGAGGGGCTTGGTCACCGAAAAATACTCGGCGACGCTACCGTAATCGAATCGATACTTAATCACACGCTATGAAACAGATTTTAATTTTGTTGGCCTTTATGGCCGTGAGTTGCCAAGGGCAGTCGCAGTCGCAGTCTCAGGCGCCGTCGACGGCCGTTGGAAAAGACGGGAAAGTGGTCAAGACCGACGCCCAATGGAAGGCCGAACTCACGCCGGAGCAATACGATGTGTTGCGCCTGAAGGGTACGGAACGTCCGTTTACGGGGGAATACAATGAGCATTTTGAGAAGGGTACGTACGTGTGTGCTGCCTGCGGGAATCCGTTGTTTGTCTCCGATTCGAAATTCA
This genomic interval from Flavobacterium sp. HJ-32-4 contains the following:
- a CDS encoding alpha/beta fold hydrolase encodes the protein METSTKPAKVPKSLQIPWPIRATVKFLASVSTPLATSFCARLFTTPLKHRPPKRELGMEAESVKERIHVPAIGKDIVLYRYGEGTRRVLLVHGWSGRGTQLVKIADAFRKNGFAVVSFDAPAHGRSPGHTTLMPEFIASIFEAEKQAGPFDVVVGHSLGGMSVLNALKDGLRVQKAAIVGSGDVIGDIFDGFIKRMELDPKISVEMKRYFERRYPGKTMEDYSSYLSAKEIKVPVLVVHDQDDHEVPVGCAYHIADHLPNGKLMITEGLGHRKILGDATVIESILNHTL
- the msrB gene encoding peptide-methionine (R)-S-oxide reductase MsrB, producing MKQILILLAFMAVSCQGQSQSQSQAPSTAVGKDGKVVKTDAQWKAELTPEQYDVLRLKGTERPFTGEYNEHFEKGTYVCAACGNPLFVSDSKFKSECGWPSFDKAIKGSVVFLEDNSFGMKRTEVECARCGGHLGHVFDDGPTATGDRYCTNSVSIKFVAGKK